AGGCATTCTGGCCGTTGCGATCCTGTTCTTCGCCATGAGGTACTCGGGCAACCGCCAAGAGAACTACATGGTGCCCAAGCTGCTGGTCGGTCACGAGGATGGCGACATGCCGCCCTTCACGGACGCGACCGGAGCGCACGCTGGTGCACTTCTGGGGGACGTCAAGCACGACCCGTTCCAGAGCGGCGGACTGGAGACCCCGGCCCACGAGAGGCTGGAGGTAGGGGCCATTCACAAGGCCTCCAAGGGCGTGCTGTTCATCGATGAGATCAATATGCTGAGGACCGAGAGCCAGCAGAGCCTGCTGACCGCGCTGCAGGAGGGAAAGTTCCCTATCACCGGTCAGAGCGAGCGCTCCTCTGGCGCCATGGTCAAGTCCGAACCGGTCCCGTGCGAGTTCATCCTGGTGTGCGCCGGCAACCTCGACGCCATCCAGGGAATGCACCCCGCGCTGCGCTCCCGCATCAGGGGGTACGGCTACGAGGTGTTCATGCGCTCCACCATGCCGGACACGCCGGAGAACAGGACCAAGCTGATCCGCTTCGTGGCCCAGGAAGTTTCCAGGGACAAGAAGATCCCCCACTTCGACCGCAAGGCCGTTGGGGAGATAATCAAGGAAGCGCAGAGGAGGGCCGGCCGCCACGGCCACCTGACCCTGCGTCTCCGTGAGCTTGGCGGCCTGGTCCGCGTGGCCGGCGACGTCGCCAGGGAGCAGCAGAAGCCCCTGGTCACCAGCGAGATGGTGGTGCAGGCCAAGAGGATCGCGCGCAGCCTGGAGCAGCAGATTGCTGACCGCTACCTTGAATCGAGGAAGGAGTACCGGACCTTCGTCACCGAAGGCGAGTCCGTGGGTGTCGTGAACGGCCTGGCCGCTCTCAACACTGAAAGCTCCATGTCCGAGTATTCCGGCGTAGTGCTCCCGATCGTCGCTGAGGTCACTCCCGCCCAGACCAGGTCCGGAGGGCGCATCATCGCCACCGGCAAGCTGGGCGAGATAGCCAAAGAGGCGGTGCAGAACGTGTCCGCCCTGGTCAAGAAGTA
This sequence is a window from Methanomassiliicoccus luminyensis B10. Protein-coding genes within it:
- the lonB gene encoding ATP-dependent protease LonB, yielding MSNDESQAVARCLDVDEWIEAQGFETTADIKIPEKLADQVIGQDAAVEVIRKAAEQKRHVMLIGEPGTGKSMLAKSMTEYLPKGELQDIIAYHNPDDPNEPKIRIVPAGKGKEIVAAQKKEAMQRKQQKASMVTAIIFMVLILTIALYVTVQPPDTNIILIGILAVAILFFAMRYSGNRQENYMVPKLLVGHEDGDMPPFTDATGAHAGALLGDVKHDPFQSGGLETPAHERLEVGAIHKASKGVLFIDEINMLRTESQQSLLTALQEGKFPITGQSERSSGAMVKSEPVPCEFILVCAGNLDAIQGMHPALRSRIRGYGYEVFMRSTMPDTPENRTKLIRFVAQEVSRDKKIPHFDRKAVGEIIKEAQRRAGRHGHLTLRLRELGGLVRVAGDVAREQQKPLVTSEMVVQAKRIARSLEQQIADRYLESRKEYRTFVTEGESVGVVNGLAALNTESSMSEYSGVVLPIVAEVTPAQTRSGGRIIATGKLGEIAKEAVQNVSALVKKYTGEDIANHDVHVQFVGTYEGVEGDSASISVATAVISAFEDVPVDQTIAMTGSLSVRGQVLPVGGVTAKIEAAAEAGLKKVLIPQANMRDVVLEDRYISMIEVVPVETLGEVLEKALIGGPNKDSLLRKLSDLVEKGTVSAIRPPAARPAPQ